A single window of Gossypium arboreum isolate Shixiya-1 chromosome 13, ASM2569848v2, whole genome shotgun sequence DNA harbors:
- the LOC108487252 gene encoding protein SODIUM POTASSIUM ROOT DEFECTIVE 3-like, whose protein sequence is MNILCASQVTMSICLSMDEAVSSSCSSAVQLGGRAIDRHNPIIRDAKRFNTNPSPYNQLRKNGNGSSRKSKSTDHKKKKSWTKKSSLKLPTDIEDSNGSKGIDFVTPPGSSRYLLGNSGFLDEISDYDPVWALVPFQENQIKDVKRDQSVVSEPSFSDKPSKDQVVVLRVSLHCKGCEGKVRKHISRMKGVRSYSIDFAAKKVTIVGNVTPLGVLASVSKVKSAQFWTPATPALASTNLSANK, encoded by the exons aTGAATATCTTATGCGCATCCCAGGTTACAATGTCCATATGTTTAAGCATGGATGAAGCAGTCTCATCCTCGTGCTCCTCAGCAGTTCAGCTCGGCGGTCGAGCCATCGATCGCCATAATCCCATCATTAGGGACGCTAAAAGGTTCAACACAAATCCTTCACCTTACAATCAGCTACGGAAGAATGGAAATGGGTCTTCACGCAAGTCAAAAAGTACGGATCATAAAAAGAAGAAGAGCTGGACTAAGAAAAGTTCATTGAAACTGCCAACTGATATTGAAGATAGTAATGGCAGCAAGGGGATTGATTTCGTCACCCCACCTGGTTCCTCAAGGTATCTCTTGGGCAACTCTGGTTTTCTCGATGAGATATCAGATTATGATCCAGTTTGGGCATTGGTTCCCTTCCAAGAAAATCAGATTAAAGATGTAAAACGAGATCAATCCGTTGTTTCGGAACCCTCTTTCTCAGACAAACCTTCTAAAGACCAG GTTGTGGTTTTAAGGGTATCATTACACTGCAAAGGCTGTGAAGGAAAAGTGAGGAAACATATATCAAGAATGAAAG GTGTGAGATCCTACAGCATCGACTTTGCGGCGAAGAAGGTGACAATTGTGGGAAACGTAACACCATTAGGCGTCCTTGCTAGTGTGTCAAAGGTGAAGAGTGCACAATTTTGGACACCTGCAACACCTGCTCTTGCCTCTACCAATTTATCAGCGAACAAATGA